Proteins from a single region of Gordonia hongkongensis:
- a CDS encoding TIGR00374 family protein, with translation MSSEDVGSPGGAAAPVTRPRFWWVRWVLLTVVLVILAVEVVLIWPELRGAWLRIGEIEWHWVAACLVAAMLSMDSFAQVQRALLRSAGLRVTQWKSLSVILAANSLSQTMPGGQVLAPAFTYRETRKWGATPVIASWQVVMSGLLAGIGLAVLGFGGALLAGAKTSPFSVVFSVAGFLAVAVVLQYLASHPESLKSTGIRVLGWVNQLRNKPEDHGTEKLFETLEQLRAVQLTKRDTSVAFGWSLFNWVADVGCLMFACWAVDAHPSISGLMVAYAAGKAVGSAIPLLPGGIGVVDAVLVPALTSAGMPAADAITAVLIYRLISYVIVSGIGWVVIGLMFRNRIKRDDTFIDEVERDADALERSADDPSPTTPDGTALPIPPPDGVEPPGPGAPPADGPDNPQRGDSARTSDTDPPSDPVR, from the coding sequence ATGTCGTCGGAGGATGTTGGCTCGCCGGGGGGCGCGGCAGCCCCGGTGACCCGTCCTCGGTTCTGGTGGGTCCGATGGGTCCTGCTCACCGTCGTCCTGGTCATCCTCGCCGTCGAAGTCGTTCTCATCTGGCCCGAACTGCGGGGCGCCTGGCTGCGTATCGGTGAGATCGAGTGGCACTGGGTCGCGGCGTGTCTCGTCGCCGCGATGCTGTCGATGGACAGTTTCGCCCAGGTCCAGCGCGCACTGTTGCGCTCGGCGGGCCTGCGGGTCACGCAGTGGAAGTCCCTGTCGGTCATCCTCGCGGCCAACTCGCTGAGCCAGACGATGCCGGGCGGCCAGGTCCTCGCCCCCGCGTTCACCTATCGGGAAACCCGCAAGTGGGGTGCGACACCGGTCATCGCGTCGTGGCAGGTCGTCATGTCGGGCCTGCTCGCCGGCATCGGTCTCGCGGTGCTCGGGTTCGGCGGCGCCCTCCTGGCCGGAGCGAAGACCAGCCCGTTCTCGGTCGTCTTCTCCGTTGCCGGGTTCCTCGCGGTCGCGGTGGTCCTGCAGTACCTGGCCAGTCATCCGGAATCGTTGAAGAGCACCGGGATTCGAGTCCTGGGTTGGGTGAATCAACTCCGGAACAAGCCGGAGGACCACGGCACCGAGAAGTTGTTCGAGACCCTCGAACAGCTCCGGGCGGTGCAACTCACCAAGCGCGACACCTCGGTCGCATTCGGCTGGAGCCTGTTCAACTGGGTCGCCGACGTCGGGTGCCTGATGTTCGCCTGCTGGGCGGTCGACGCCCACCCGAGCATCTCCGGACTGATGGTCGCCTACGCGGCGGGCAAGGCCGTCGGCTCGGCGATCCCCCTGCTGCCGGGCGGCATCGGCGTCGTCGACGCGGTGCTCGTCCCCGCACTGACCAGCGCCGGCATGCCCGCCGCCGACGCCATCACCGCGGTCCTCATCTACCGGCTGATCAGCTATGTGATCGTGTCGGGCATCGGCTGGGTGGTCATCGGTCTCATGTTCCGTAACCGCATCAAGCGCGACGACACGTTCATCGACGAGGTCGAGCGGGACGCCGACGCCCTCGAACGCTCGGCCGACGACCCGTCGCCCACGACGCCCGACGGTACGGCGCTCCCCATCCCGCCGCCGGATGGTGTCGAACCGCCGGGCCCGGGGGCCCCGCCCGCGGACGGACCCGACAACCCGCAACGAGGGGACTCCGCACGAACGTCCGACACCGATCCGCCGTCGGACCCGGTACGGTAA
- the macS gene encoding MacS family sensor histidine kinase, translated as MTRRWPGLEVGPPDRDTDPDRLARVIDDDPVGPLWRGAQIFRLLSYLYALGFHIAVNPDLDRGGVAWVLFGLLSAWTLVSGIGYFVGFARNRVWVGAEVLVVCALMLSTSYVAGAEWAWNNQSWPTTLWATNAVISVAILTGPVGGIVSGLVIGGTSTFVKGELNLDFGRNATIIVIVATGMAVGLAAANARRVQDQLSRAARIAAAAEERERLSREVHDGVLQVLALIARRGREIGGPTGELATLAAEQERTLRRLISDTDEPVAADTDAQCSVDLAAALRVFADARVSVSAPADPVMVSAQRGAEIRAAVVNALDNVVNHAGPGARAYILVEDLGRDIVVSVRDDGIGIPDGRLAEAVAQGRVGVSKSIVGRIESLGGAARLDTEPGAGTEWEFTVPRDES; from the coding sequence GTGACGCGCCGGTGGCCGGGGCTCGAGGTCGGCCCGCCGGACCGGGACACCGATCCGGATCGTCTGGCACGTGTCATCGACGACGACCCGGTCGGTCCGCTGTGGCGGGGCGCCCAGATCTTCCGGCTGCTGTCCTATCTGTACGCACTCGGCTTCCACATCGCCGTCAATCCCGACCTCGACCGCGGCGGCGTCGCCTGGGTGCTCTTCGGCCTGCTCTCCGCGTGGACACTGGTCAGCGGGATCGGCTACTTCGTCGGGTTCGCGCGAAACCGGGTGTGGGTCGGTGCCGAGGTGCTCGTCGTCTGCGCGCTGATGTTGTCCACGTCGTATGTCGCCGGCGCGGAGTGGGCGTGGAACAACCAGAGCTGGCCGACGACGCTGTGGGCCACCAACGCGGTCATCTCGGTCGCGATCCTCACCGGCCCGGTCGGGGGGATCGTGTCGGGGCTCGTCATCGGCGGCACCAGCACCTTCGTGAAGGGCGAACTGAACCTCGACTTCGGTCGGAACGCCACCATCATCGTCATCGTGGCGACCGGTATGGCGGTCGGGCTCGCGGCTGCGAACGCGCGTCGGGTCCAGGACCAGCTGTCCCGGGCGGCGCGGATCGCTGCGGCTGCCGAGGAACGCGAACGGCTCTCCCGTGAGGTGCACGACGGGGTACTCCAGGTGCTCGCGCTGATCGCGCGTCGCGGACGCGAGATCGGCGGTCCGACAGGTGAACTCGCCACCCTCGCGGCGGAGCAGGAGCGTACGCTGCGTCGGCTGATCTCCGACACGGACGAACCCGTCGCCGCCGATACCGATGCGCAATGCAGCGTTGATCTCGCCGCCGCCCTGCGCGTCTTCGCCGACGCGCGGGTGTCGGTGAGTGCTCCCGCGGACCCGGTCATGGTGTCAGCGCAGAGGGGCGCGGAGATCCGCGCGGCGGTGGTCAACGCGCTCGACAACGTCGTGAACCACGCCGGTCCCGGTGCGCGTGCGTACATCCTGGTGGAGGATCTGGGGCGGGACATCGTGGTGAGTGTGCGGGACGACGGGATCGGCATCCCGGACGGCCGGCTCGCCGAGGCGGTTGCGCAGGGACGCGTCGGGGTGTCGAAGTCGATCGTCGGACGGATCGAATCCCTCGGCGGCGCCGCGCGCCTCGACACCGAACCGGGTGCGGGTACGGAATGGGAGTTCACCGTCCCGCGGGACGAGAGCTGA
- a CDS encoding response regulator, giving the protein MSAGRSDEGRAPLRIMVVDDHPIWREAVARDLADEGFDVVATADGVGSAGRRAAAVTPDVVLMDMQLTDGTGTEATTAVLEVSPKTRILVLSASGERDDVLEAVKAGASGYLVKSSSREELVDAVRATADGQAVFTPGLAGLVLGEYRRMSQQPDAAPAAPALTERETEVLRLVAKGLSAKQIARRLDLSHRTVENHVQATLRKLQLGNRVELTRYVIEHGLDED; this is encoded by the coding sequence ATGAGTGCAGGCCGGAGTGACGAGGGGCGGGCGCCGCTGCGGATCATGGTCGTCGACGACCACCCGATCTGGCGAGAGGCGGTGGCCCGCGATCTCGCCGACGAGGGATTCGACGTCGTCGCCACCGCGGACGGCGTGGGCAGTGCCGGTCGACGTGCGGCCGCCGTCACCCCCGATGTGGTCCTGATGGACATGCAGCTGACCGACGGGACCGGTACGGAGGCGACGACGGCGGTCCTGGAGGTCTCGCCGAAGACCCGCATCCTCGTGCTGTCCGCATCGGGTGAGCGCGACGACGTTCTCGAGGCCGTGAAGGCCGGGGCCAGCGGCTATCTGGTGAAGTCGTCGTCACGCGAAGAACTGGTGGACGCGGTCCGGGCGACGGCCGACGGCCAGGCGGTCTTCACCCCGGGTCTCGCGGGGCTGGTGCTGGGCGAGTACCGGCGCATGTCCCAGCAGCCCGACGCCGCACCCGCCGCGCCCGCGCTCACCGAGCGTGAGACCGAGGTGCTGCGTTTGGTCGCAAAAGGACTGAGCGCCAAGCAGATCGCGCGGCGCCTCGACCTGAGTCACCGGACCGTCGAGAACCACGTCCAGGCGACGCTGCGCAAACTCCAGCTCGGCAACCGCGTGGAACTGACCCGCTACGTGATCGAACACGGCCTGGACGAGGACTGA
- a CDS encoding AI-2E family transporter, with protein MTEAERADRPRDVRDLASIDRAKVHPQVRAAAEWAWRLLLLVAAAYVATRLFREFEEVLVPVALAILISAMLVPGVDALDRRGLPRSLAVIVNLVVAIGLLAAVMTFVVREFIDGVPELAEQVTVTVEKTREWLINGPLGLDRDQVRNFGTDTLDFIQHNQDRVTSGALATATTASEIITGALLTLFLLIFFLYGGGQIWQFSVKLIPETNRNRVWEAGIAGFGTLVGYVRATVAVAFVDACGIGIGLAILQVPLALPLASLVFLGAFIPIVGALVTGTLAVLVALVTQGWIAAVVALAIVVGVMQLESHVLQPFLLGRSVRLHPVAVVLGIAAGLVSAGIIGGLLAVPLIAFFNTAIRRLKGDSTEPVDGRPGVVAEPDSPAWDTDDPDAAAETLAHEAPGTPSKAGNPGSERPADGRRDEVETDREGSDRGGDGRGAGT; from the coding sequence GTGACCGAAGCCGAACGAGCCGACCGGCCGCGCGACGTCCGGGACCTCGCGTCCATCGACCGGGCGAAGGTCCATCCGCAGGTACGCGCGGCGGCGGAGTGGGCGTGGCGGCTACTGCTCCTGGTCGCGGCCGCTTACGTCGCGACCAGGCTGTTCCGGGAGTTCGAGGAAGTCCTCGTGCCGGTCGCCCTCGCCATCCTGATCTCGGCGATGCTGGTTCCCGGGGTCGACGCACTCGACCGGCGCGGTCTGCCGCGTTCGCTGGCGGTGATCGTCAACCTCGTCGTCGCGATCGGGTTGCTCGCCGCCGTCATGACCTTCGTGGTCCGCGAGTTCATCGACGGTGTTCCCGAACTCGCCGAGCAGGTCACCGTGACCGTCGAGAAGACCAGGGAATGGCTCATCAACGGGCCTCTCGGGCTCGATCGCGACCAGGTGCGCAACTTCGGCACCGACACGCTCGACTTCATCCAGCACAACCAGGACCGTGTCACCAGTGGTGCGCTGGCCACCGCCACCACGGCCAGCGAGATCATCACCGGCGCCCTGCTGACGTTGTTCCTGTTGATCTTCTTCCTCTACGGCGGTGGTCAGATCTGGCAGTTCTCGGTCAAGCTCATCCCAGAAACCAATCGGAATCGGGTGTGGGAGGCGGGTATCGCCGGTTTCGGCACACTCGTCGGGTACGTCCGGGCGACCGTCGCGGTGGCCTTCGTCGACGCCTGCGGCATCGGGATCGGACTCGCCATCCTGCAAGTGCCCCTGGCGCTTCCGCTGGCCTCGCTGGTCTTCCTGGGCGCCTTCATCCCGATCGTCGGTGCCCTGGTCACCGGCACGCTGGCGGTGCTCGTCGCCCTGGTGACCCAGGGCTGGATCGCCGCGGTCGTCGCCCTCGCCATCGTCGTCGGTGTCATGCAGCTCGAAAGCCATGTGCTGCAACCGTTCCTGCTTGGGCGGTCGGTGCGCCTGCATCCGGTTGCGGTGGTGCTCGGGATCGCGGCCGGCCTGGTGTCGGCCGGCATCATCGGTGGTCTGCTCGCGGTGCCCCTGATCGCGTTCTTCAACACCGCGATCCGACGCCTGAAGGGGGACTCGACCGAGCCCGTGGACGGGCGCCCGGGGGTCGTCGCCGAGCCGGATTCACCGGCGTGGGACACCGACGACCCCGACGCCGCGGCCGAGACGCTCGCACACGAGGCCCCCGGCACCCCCTCGAAGGCCGGGAACCCAGGATCCGAACGCCCGGCGGATGGTCGCCGGGACGAGGTCGAGACCGACCGCGAGGGCAGTGACCGGGGCGGGGACGGTCGGGGCGCGGGAACGTGA